From a single Miscanthus floridulus cultivar M001 chromosome 8, ASM1932011v1, whole genome shotgun sequence genomic region:
- the LOC136471991 gene encoding polyphenol oxidase I, chloroplastic-like → MNGSMASACTTSSTLVSAPSACPSKKKTAAARFRRHTVSCRATGGGRGDNDGLLWLPRRDVMLNGLSGVAAGLAWYPGLADAECTRADKVNENTVQCTDTEGVLPCPLVSATAPVVDFTPEAKVTRVRQPVHLLSREYQEKYKEAVEKMKALPESNPLSFAAQAAIHQAYCDSYYSYHRSSSRSAAAAKDDPTFDVHFSWIFAPWHRMYIYFYERALGQLIGDDTFALPFWNWDAPAGMVVPPLFSEGSTASNPLYDANRNPANLDALIDLDYLNDRDAEPIPFKGPKDEKYKKLVNKNLSTVYNQQVRKGAESFLGEKYCTDLGSSTSSMGSLERMAHTAVHVWVGKAGPTPATATCSEASGGVQNHSKPGAYSCNNDMGFLGSAGRDPLFYSHHANVDRMWHLWSTRLGGGQGITDTDWLDASFVFYDGVKRPRKVRIKFRDVLDTRDLGYAYDVEADRDLPWLRPKITTLVPHGKDSGAPARSSAAAPVFPLALTKGQVVEVPAVAVPVREAGKEQLLVIDGVEFDPQANNKFDVAINVPADKALQVGPQYKEYAGSFAVVPGSGAGGTRKGKVSLCITDVLYDLDAEDDSTVDVVIVPRTAAKVTINVRPTIKNRN, encoded by the exons ATGAACGGCTCCATGGCGAGCGCCTGCACCACCTCCAGCACCCTCGTCTCGGCGCCCTCTGCATGCCCGTCCAAGAAGAAGACCGCCGCCGCCAGGTTCCGACGCCACACGGTGTCGTGCAGGGCCACCGGCGGCGGCCGGGGCGACAATGATGGCCTCCTCTGGCTGCCCCGGCGTGACGTGATGCTCAACGGCCTGTCCGGTGTCGCCGCCGGGCTCGCCTGGTACCCGGGCCTCGCGGATGCCGAGTGCACCAGGGCCGACAAGGTGAACGAGAACACCGTCCAGTGCACGGACACGGAAGGGGTGTTGCCGTGCCCCCTGGTGTCGGCGACGGCCCCCGTGGTGGACTTCACGCCGGAGGCGAAGGTGACGCGCGTCCGGCAGCCGGTGCATCTCCTGAGCCGGGAATACCAGGAGAAGTACAAGGAGGCCGTCGAGAAGATGAAGGCGCTGCCGGAGTCGAACCCGCTGAGCTTCGCGGCGCAGGCGGCCATCCACCAGGCCTACTGCGACAGCTACTACAGCTACCACCGGTCGTCGTcccgctcggcggcggcggcgaaggacGACCCGACGTTCGACGTGCACTTCTCGTGGATCTTCGCGCCGTGGCACCGCATGTACATCTACTTCTACGAGCGCGCACTCGGGCAGCTCATCGGCGACGATACCTTCGCGCTGCCGTTCTGGAACTGGGACGCCCCCGCCGGCATGGTGGTGCCGCCTCTCTTCAGCGAGGGCTCCACAGCCAGCAACCCGCTGTACGACGCCAACCGGAACCCGGCGAACCTCGACGCGCTGATCGACCTAGACTACCTCAACGACCGGGATGCGGAGCCCATCCCTTTCAAGGGCCCAAAGGACGAAAAATACAAGAAACTTGTTAACAAGAACCTGAGCACCGTATACAACcag CAAGTACGTAAGGGCGCGGAGTCGTTCCTGGGCGAGAAGTACTGCACCGACCTCGGGTCAAGCACGAGCAGCATGGGCTCGCTGGAGCGGATGGCGCACACCGCCGTGCACGTCTGGGTCGGCAAGGCGGGCCCGACGCCGGCGACGGCGACTTGTAGCGAAGCTTCCGGCGGCGTCCAGAACCACAGCAAGCCGGGCGCGTACAGCTGCAACAACGACATGGGGTTCCTGGGGTCGGCGGGGCGGGACCCGCTCTTCTACTCGCACCACGCCAACGTGGACCGCATGTGGCACCTCTGGTCCACCAGACTCGGCGGCGGGCAGGGCATCACGGACACGGACTGGCTCGACGCCAGCTTCGTCTTCTACGACGGCGTCAAGAGGCCGCGGAAGGTGCGCATCAAGTTCCGCGACGTCCTGGACACGCGCGACCTCGGCTACGCGTACGACGTCGAGGCCGACAGGGACCTGCCGTGGCTGCGGCCCAAGATCACGACGCTGGTGCCCCACGGCAAGGACAGCGGCGCGCCGGCGaggtcgtcggcggcggcgccggtgttCCCGCTCGCCCTGACCAAGGGCCAGGTCGTGGAGGTGCCGGCCGTGGCTGTGCCGGTCAGGGAGGCGGGGAAGGAGCAGCTGCTGGTGATCGACGGCGTCGAGTTCGACCCGCAGGCGAACAACAAGTTCGACGTGGCCATCAACGTCCCCGCGGACAAGGCGTTGCAGGTGGGACCGCAGTACAAGGAGTACGCCGGGAGCTTCGCCGTCGTGCCGGGCTCCGGCGCCGGCGGGACGCGGAAGGGGAAGGTCTCCCTCTGCATCACCGACGTGCTGTACGACCTCGACGCTGAGGACGATAGCACCGTCGACGTCGTAATCGTGCCGCGCACAGCTGCCAAGGTGACGATCAACGTTCGCCCCACCATCAAGAATCGAAACTag